The Arctopsyche grandis isolate Sample6627 chromosome 7, ASM5162203v2, whole genome shotgun sequence genome includes a window with the following:
- the LOC143914495 gene encoding zonadhesin-like, with amino-acid sequence MLFKCVLVFAFIGHISACPHGCGKNEVYSQCTGHCEGTCDNPHPACPYICQSGCICRPGYLRNTATGLCVPADSCPCKTCRGPNEVFSRCRGHCGGTCDRPNPPCPRICKSGCICKDGYLRNTQTGKCIPAENCPCRKCYGANEEYSHCRGHCDTHCNDLPDKICHTACIPGCICKKGYARDSRGHCIPIKNCIPKCGKNEQYTECGTACPDTCDDWRTPTACIQVCVPGCFCLPGYVRNTKTNECVRPCECPYQEIVPY; translated from the exons ATGTTGTTCAAATGTGTTTTAGTATTCGCATTCATTGGGCACATCa GTGCTTGCCCCCATGGATGTGGAAAAAATGAAGTGTATTCACAATGCACGGGGCATTGCGAAGGAACTTGCGACAACCCACATCCTGCGTGTCCTTATATATGTCAATCAGGTTGTATTTGCAGACCAGGTTATTTGAGAAATACTGCAACGGGATTGTGTGTTCCAGCAGACAGTTGTCCTTGTA AAACATGCAGAGGACCAAATGAAGTATTTTCACGTTGCAGAGGACACTGTGGTGGAACTTGCGACAGACCAAATCCACCATGCCCTCGCATATGCAAATCAGGTTGCATTTGTAAGGACGGCTATTTGAGAAATACTCAAACAGGAAAATGTATCCCTGCGGAAAATTGTCCTTgta GAAAATGTTACGGAGCAAACGAAGAATATTCACACTGCCGTGGACACTGCGACACACATTGTAATGATCTACCCGATAAAATTTGTCATACAGCTTGTATCCCAGGATGCATTTGCAAAAAGGGCTATGCTAGGGATTCTCGTGGACATTGCATcccaattaaaaattgtattccaa aatgtGGAAAAAATGAACAGTACACAGAATGCGGCACAGCTTGTCCAGACACGTGTGATGACTGGAGAACTCCGACAGCGTGTATTCAAGTTTGTGTTCCAGGATGTTTTTGCTTGCCGGGATACGTAAGAAACACAAAGACAAATGAATGCGTTCGTCCTTGTGAATGTCCATATC AGGAAATCGTACCATATTAA